The following proteins are co-located in the Microcystis wesenbergii NRERC-220 genome:
- a CDS encoding PIN domain-containing protein has translation MRSALIDTHVFIWLAEDYPILPVSLRDSLENTDNVFVSIASFWEISIKVKIGKLSLCSEMTITQKDWD, from the coding sequence ATCAGGAGTGCTTTAATAGATACTCATGTCTTTATCTGGTTAGCTGAGGATTACCCGATTTTGCCTGTTTCGCTGCGAGATAGTCTTGAAAATACCGATAATGTTTTTGTAAGTATTGCTAGTTTTTGGGAAATATCGATCAAGGTAAAAATTGGTAAACTCTCTCTCTGTTCTGAAATGACGATAACTCAAAAAGATTGGGATTGA
- the mtnA gene encoding S-methyl-5-thioribose-1-phosphate isomerase: MTTTTCESNSIYPVRWQDNKVWLIDQTRLPMEYGEVEITSSEAMARAIETMIVRGAPAIGVAAAYGMVLGAQEIKTDQKEQFLADLTRIADRLAQTRPTAVNLFWAIERMLKVAQESGPEVAVITKNLLETAQNIQKEDVETCRAIGRHGLLALPEQPEKLTILTHCNTGSLATASYGTALGVIRSAWTAGRLIQVYADETRPRLQGAKLTAWECAREGIPVTVITDSMAAHCMQQKLIDAVIVGADRIAANGDTANKIGTYSLAVLAKAHHLPFYVAAPLSTVDFSLKDGTGIPIEQRDRAEIYQVGTTTLCPRDVNFYNPAFDVTPAALITAIITEKGAVTPAELIFLQDS; encoded by the coding sequence ATGACCACAACCACTTGCGAGAGTAACTCGATCTATCCCGTGCGTTGGCAAGATAACAAAGTTTGGCTGATCGATCAAACCCGTTTACCCATGGAGTATGGGGAAGTTGAGATCACCAGCAGTGAAGCCATGGCCCGGGCGATCGAAACGATGATTGTGCGCGGCGCTCCGGCGATCGGGGTGGCGGCTGCATACGGTATGGTTTTAGGAGCGCAGGAAATTAAAACCGACCAGAAAGAGCAATTTCTGGCTGATTTAACTAGAATAGCCGATCGATTAGCCCAAACCCGGCCGACGGCGGTGAATTTATTCTGGGCGATCGAGCGAATGTTAAAAGTGGCCCAGGAAAGTGGCCCAGAAGTGGCAGTAATTACCAAAAATCTCCTTGAAACTGCCCAAAATATCCAAAAAGAAGACGTGGAAACCTGTCGGGCGATCGGTCGCCATGGTTTATTGGCGCTGCCGGAGCAACCGGAAAAACTGACAATTTTAACCCACTGTAACACTGGTTCCCTGGCCACGGCCAGTTATGGTACTGCTTTAGGGGTAATTCGTTCTGCTTGGACGGCAGGAAGACTAATACAAGTGTATGCAGACGAAACCCGGCCACGGCTGCAAGGGGCAAAATTAACCGCCTGGGAATGTGCGCGGGAGGGAATCCCCGTCACTGTGATCACCGATAGCATGGCAGCCCACTGTATGCAGCAAAAACTGATCGATGCGGTGATTGTTGGGGCCGATCGCATTGCGGCCAATGGGGACACAGCCAACAAAATTGGCACCTATTCCCTCGCGGTGCTGGCAAAAGCTCATCATCTGCCTTTTTATGTGGCTGCCCCCCTATCGACGGTGGATTTTTCCCTTAAGGATGGTACGGGTATCCCGATCGAACAGCGCGATCGTGCCGAAATTTATCAGGTGGGGACAACTACCCTTTGCCCTAGAGATGTTAACTTTTATAACCCCGCTTTCGATGTTACTCCCGCCGCTTTAATCACCGCTATCATCACGGAAAAAGGAGCGGTAACACCGGCTGAATTAATTTTTTTACAGGACTCCTAG
- a CDS encoding type II toxin-antitoxin system RelB/DinJ family antitoxin — protein sequence MSQAAAINTKLIDSLAQIILSLTDEEQQLLLQKIQHPALSDVDCHQGFPFDVQIPNTETLAAIEEVEKHPERLKRYSSVGQMFEDWNKDTGEC from the coding sequence ATGAGTCAAGCTGCTGCAATCAATACTAAACTAATTGATTCCCTTGCTCAAATTATCCTTTCTTTAACTGACGAAGAACAACAGCTTCTCCTACAAAAAATTCAGCATCCAGCCTTATCTGATGTCGATTGTCATCAAGGTTTTCCCTTTGATGTTCAAATTCCTAATACAGAAACGCTCGCCGCCATTGAAGAAGTAGAAAAACATCCTGAGCGTCTTAAGCGTTATAGTAGCGTTGGGCAGATGTTCGAGGATTGGAACAAGGATACAGGGGAATGTTAA
- a CDS encoding PEP-CTERM sorting domain-containing protein: MATQKSSFLSRSRPLKPVSDFLGTTIGMATAVTLGTVVSLPAQATTLFSQTNIVTNPGAGFNGSDVSQASATVDVAGQNATGDFRLAESFTISDAGLWAIDKVSVMAYMTSTYGFPPTSPFTGISVNIWDNAPGLAGSNILGSSTNLLSTNWTGVYRTFNGVLDDAQRPVMNIAANFSGSGLTLAPGTYWADYQLTGLSPTGGTTAFTPYLMTTSGGNRLTLPALKRRGFLVQRDYLLRQNRF; the protein is encoded by the coding sequence ATGGCTACTCAAAAAAGCTCATTCTTAAGCCGCTCCCGTCCCTTAAAGCCTGTCTCAGATTTTCTCGGGACAACAATCGGCATGGCCACTGCTGTCACCCTCGGAACGGTAGTTAGCTTGCCCGCACAGGCAACTACTCTATTTAGCCAGACGAATATCGTCACCAACCCAGGCGCAGGATTCAACGGCTCAGATGTCAGTCAAGCCTCTGCTACTGTGGATGTGGCGGGGCAGAATGCAACCGGTGATTTCCGCTTGGCAGAAAGCTTTACCATTTCTGATGCAGGACTGTGGGCGATCGATAAGGTATCGGTGATGGCTTACATGACATCAACTTATGGGTTTCCCCCCACTTCACCTTTTACTGGCATCTCAGTTAATATTTGGGATAATGCCCCCGGTCTTGCCGGAAGTAATATCCTCGGTTCGTCCACAAATCTACTATCTACTAACTGGACTGGCGTTTACCGCACTTTCAATGGCGTGTTAGACGATGCCCAACGCCCGGTGATGAACATTGCCGCCAATTTCAGTGGTTCTGGTCTTACTCTCGCGCCAGGCACTTACTGGGCAGACTACCAACTAACGGGGCTGTCACCCACAGGAGGTACAACTGCTTTTACTCCTTATCTAATGACAACTTCAGGGGGAAATCGCTTGACACTCCCCGCTCTAAAGAGACGGGGATTCTTGGTTCAAAGAGATTACTTGCTTAGACAGAATCGCTTCTGA
- the pta gene encoding phosphate acetyltransferase produces the protein MTNSLYISTTATGSGKALVALGIIDLILRKTNKVAFFQPIVLDCSEGHRDEDIDLILNYFKLEQTYEEAFGLCYEEVKDLLVQQKFDEIIERIIKKFKNLEKKYDFILCEGSDYLQENSAFEFELNTEIAKNLGHPILILGNAYQRSIEDALSPILISCDTYQDKGCTVIGIIINQAEEEKIEELRKTLTKIFPPQEYALGVIPHNAKLSSPRVAEIAQQLQAKVLYGQQRLDSLASNFLVVAMQMQNALERLKEDSLIITPWDRGDVIIGMLQAHQSANYPQLAGIVLTAGHNLNPSIARLIEGLPDPLPILSVTTDTYTTAERIHQVRTTLTSTDYDKINLSLQLFHSNINLDRLEAQIRTLRTQGITPKMFTYNLVQQAKAQKRHIVLAEGTEPRILQAATVLIEQDIVDLTLLGQPDEIAMVIKKHGITLDLDRLQIIDPVASPHFESYVQTLYEARKAKGMNLDMARDYAQDVSYFGTLMVYQGDADGMVSGAVHTTQHTIRPALQIIKTKPDCAIVSSVFFMCLEDRVLVYGDCAVNPDPSAEELAEIALSSAETAQKFGIEPRIALLSYSSGQSGQGEDVEKVRQATKIAREKRPDLKLEGPIQYDAAVDKEVAAQKMPGSEVAGQATVFIFPDLNTGNNTYKAVQRETKALAIGPILQGLKKPVNDLSRGCTVPDIINTVVITAIQSQSF, from the coding sequence ATGACTAACTCTTTATATATCAGCACGACGGCAACGGGAAGCGGTAAAGCGTTAGTAGCTTTAGGAATTATTGACTTAATTCTCCGCAAAACTAATAAAGTTGCTTTTTTCCAGCCAATTGTTCTCGACTGTTCCGAAGGTCATCGGGACGAAGACATTGACTTAATCCTCAATTATTTTAAATTAGAACAAACCTACGAAGAAGCCTTCGGGTTATGTTACGAAGAAGTTAAGGATTTATTGGTACAACAAAAATTTGATGAAATCATTGAAAGAATTATCAAAAAGTTTAAAAACTTAGAAAAAAAATATGATTTTATCCTCTGTGAAGGTTCCGATTATCTGCAAGAAAATTCCGCCTTTGAATTTGAACTAAATACAGAAATCGCCAAAAATCTCGGCCATCCCATCTTAATATTAGGTAATGCCTACCAGCGCAGTATCGAAGATGCCCTTAGTCCGATCCTGATTTCCTGCGACACCTACCAAGATAAAGGTTGTACGGTGATTGGGATTATTATCAATCAAGCTGAAGAGGAAAAAATAGAGGAATTACGGAAAACCCTGACTAAAATTTTCCCCCCCCAAGAATATGCCCTAGGAGTGATTCCCCATAATGCTAAACTTAGCAGCCCGCGAGTAGCAGAAATCGCCCAACAATTACAGGCAAAAGTTCTCTACGGACAGCAGAGATTAGACAGTTTAGCTAGTAACTTTCTGGTGGTGGCCATGCAGATGCAAAATGCCCTAGAGCGGCTAAAAGAAGATAGCTTAATTATCACCCCTTGGGATCGCGGCGATGTGATTATCGGGATGTTACAGGCCCACCAATCGGCCAATTATCCCCAATTAGCTGGTATAGTCTTAACAGCAGGTCATAACCTCAATCCTTCGATCGCCCGTTTAATTGAAGGTTTGCCCGATCCCTTACCGATTCTCTCCGTCACCACCGATACCTACACCACGGCCGAACGCATCCACCAAGTGCGGACGACCCTGACCTCGACGGACTACGATAAAATTAACCTCAGTCTGCAGCTTTTTCACAGTAACATCAATCTCGATCGCCTAGAAGCGCAAATTCGCACTTTGCGGACCCAGGGGATTACCCCGAAGATGTTCACCTATAATCTCGTACAACAGGCCAAAGCGCAAAAACGTCACATCGTTTTGGCCGAAGGGACCGAACCGCGCATCCTCCAGGCGGCCACAGTTTTAATCGAACAGGATATCGTCGATTTAACCCTCCTGGGACAACCGGACGAGATCGCAATGGTGATTAAAAAACATGGTATCACTCTCGATCTCGATCGCCTGCAAATTATTGACCCCGTGGCTAGTCCCCATTTTGAAAGCTATGTGCAGACCCTCTACGAAGCGAGAAAAGCCAAGGGAATGAATCTCGACATGGCCCGGGATTATGCACAGGATGTCTCCTATTTTGGCACTTTAATGGTGTATCAAGGCGATGCTGATGGTATGGTATCGGGGGCAGTGCATACCACTCAACACACGATTCGGCCTGCACTCCAGATTATCAAAACTAAGCCCGATTGTGCGATCGTCTCCTCGGTCTTTTTTATGTGTCTAGAGGATCGAGTCTTGGTCTATGGGGATTGTGCGGTGAATCCCGACCCCAGTGCCGAGGAATTAGCCGAAATCGCCCTATCTTCTGCCGAAACCGCCCAAAAATTCGGAATTGAACCGCGAATCGCCCTGCTTTCCTATTCTTCGGGTCAATCGGGCCAGGGAGAAGACGTGGAAAAAGTACGACAAGCGACCAAAATCGCTAGGGAAAAACGCCCCGATTTGAAGCTAGAAGGGCCGATTCAGTACGATGCGGCCGTGGATAAGGAAGTAGCCGCCCAAAAAATGCCGGGGTCAGAGGTGGCGGGCCAAGCGACGGTGTTTATTTTTCCTGACCTGAATACAGGGAATAATACTTATAAAGCCGTGCAGCGGGAAACGAAAGCTTTAGCGATTGGTCCAATCCTACAGGGATTAAAAAAACCCGTCAATGATCTCAGTCGCGGTTGTACCGTTCCCGATATTATCAATACGGTGGTAATCACAGCAATTCAATCCCAATCTTTTTGA
- the vapB gene encoding type II toxin-antitoxin system VapB family antitoxin — MSIDSALKNIVENMPDALKNELLHYAEYLLTKSDQTEENKQAAKESVTVKRTLAGSIKGTFVLPLANDFDAPLEDFEDYR; from the coding sequence ATGAGTATAGATTCAGCCCTTAAGAATATAGTTGAGAATATGCCCGATGCTCTCAAAAATGAACTTTTACATTATGCCGAATATTTGCTCACTAAGTCTGACCAAACAGAAGAAAATAAACAAGCAGCAAAAGAATCTGTAACTGTTAAAAGAACTTTAGCTGGTTCAATAAAAGGAACTTTCGTTTTACCTTTAGCTAATGACTTTGATGCTCCCTTAGAAGACTTTGAGGACTATAGGTAA
- a CDS encoding Tic22 family protein, whose protein sequence is MKSLIRWTATLGLVGTTMLTSLLGSYSKALALPEEQIVRTLQSVPVFAIADDQGVPLIAVGEKEQKFTGVFISRQDAQNFFERLKKENPEVASKVKVQPVSLAQVYKMQTSQTDQNRLIIDFVPKESEVESAKKLLSERGQQYQGGVPLFVPKAGKESNFLVINRNNQDLIPFFFEKAAALQMVEQYKKANPAEAATVKIDVIPLESVIATLQQSNDEALTKILLYPSQETIDFIRANSNQNAPNQPPANQPRPNNNTNNRPAPNR, encoded by the coding sequence ATGAAATCTCTCATTCGTTGGACAGCAACTCTTGGTTTAGTAGGAACGACAATGTTGACTTCGCTGCTGGGAAGCTATTCTAAAGCACTCGCTTTACCGGAAGAACAAATCGTCAGAACCTTGCAGTCTGTACCTGTCTTTGCTATTGCCGACGATCAAGGAGTTCCCCTAATTGCCGTGGGAGAAAAAGAACAAAAATTCACGGGAGTTTTTATCAGTCGGCAGGACGCACAAAACTTTTTTGAACGACTGAAAAAAGAGAATCCCGAAGTGGCCAGCAAAGTTAAAGTTCAGCCCGTTTCTTTGGCACAAGTCTATAAAATGCAAACCAGTCAAACCGATCAAAATCGTTTAATTATCGATTTTGTTCCCAAAGAGTCGGAAGTAGAATCAGCGAAAAAACTGCTCAGTGAAAGAGGTCAACAATATCAAGGTGGTGTACCTTTGTTTGTGCCGAAAGCAGGAAAAGAGAGTAATTTTCTGGTGATCAATCGCAATAATCAGGATTTGATTCCTTTCTTCTTTGAAAAGGCCGCCGCTTTGCAAATGGTAGAACAATACAAAAAAGCTAATCCCGCAGAAGCAGCCACGGTGAAAATTGATGTTATTCCCTTAGAAAGTGTCATCGCTACCCTACAACAAAGTAACGATGAAGCTTTAACTAAAATTCTCCTCTATCCTAGCCAAGAAACGATTGATTTTATCCGAGCAAATAGCAACCAAAATGCTCCCAACCAACCCCCGGCAAATCAGCCACGCCCTAATAATAATACCAATAATCGCCCCGCCCCCAATCGTTAA
- a CDS encoding N-acetylmuramoyl-L-alanine amidase: protein MGPFWLKVRTFGQNILIGLVLVLLIGFYHSISAKSASLMIVYPPDNHQTTASRIFFIGSAPPSGQVLLNNQPIQRSAKGYFAPSFPLEVGENNFTIRYQNQTINRQIIRRDTQAIIPHELAFADNSLSPSVHKTRLVGEWICFSAIATPQAQVSVQLGDKILPLLPQPQTTKLPSNAAVLTNLNQANSEDKTGYYRGCQQFKQEANLGKPIFTAQLNNRSISQQSQGEINIISDQNLPVIEIIAAQGVARTGPGSDYSRLTPLPQGTKARVTGKEGDWLRLDYGGWILERETRLIVNEVLDNANIRGLSSRSINQATEIIFPLSHPVPIAVRQEDDKFILTLYNTIAQTDTIFLVDNPLVRRLDWRQINPTTIEYTFNLNQKQQWGYSLRYQGTNLILTLRHPPEKSNNLQGKVILLDPGHGGKETGAVGPTGYTEKEINLVMSKLIKRELEKLGATVYLTRETDIDLSLPARVEMINNLQPTLAISVHYNALPDDGDALNTQGIGIFWYHPQAADLSVFLHDYLTKNLNRPSYGVFWNNLALTRPYSSPSLLLELGFMSNPQEFEWITDTQAQKQLAQVLAAGISQWFQQSGVIASS from the coding sequence ATGGGGCCATTCTGGTTAAAAGTGAGAACTTTTGGGCAAAATATCTTAATCGGTTTAGTTTTAGTGCTATTAATTGGTTTTTATCACAGCATCAGCGCTAAATCTGCCTCATTAATGATTGTTTATCCCCCCGATAATCATCAAACCACGGCATCGAGAATCTTTTTTATTGGTTCTGCTCCTCCATCGGGTCAAGTTTTGCTTAATAATCAACCGATTCAACGCAGTGCTAAAGGATATTTTGCCCCTAGTTTTCCCCTAGAAGTTGGCGAAAATAATTTCACTATTCGCTATCAAAACCAAACTATTAATCGCCAAATAATTCGTCGAGATACTCAAGCAATTATTCCCCACGAATTAGCTTTTGCTGATAACTCTCTCAGTCCTTCTGTCCATAAGACGAGGTTAGTGGGGGAATGGATTTGTTTTAGTGCGATTGCCACTCCCCAAGCTCAGGTTTCTGTGCAGTTAGGAGATAAAATCCTACCTCTTTTACCCCAACCTCAAACCACAAAACTGCCTAGTAATGCCGCAGTTTTAACTAATCTTAATCAAGCGAATTCCGAGGATAAAACTGGTTACTATCGAGGTTGTCAGCAGTTTAAGCAAGAGGCTAACTTAGGAAAACCTATTTTTACAGCACAATTAAATAATCGATCGATTAGCCAACAAAGTCAAGGAGAAATTAACATTATTAGCGATCAAAATTTACCAGTGATTGAAATTATAGCAGCCCAAGGGGTAGCGCGCACGGGGCCGGGTAGTGATTATTCCCGTTTAACTCCTTTACCCCAAGGCACGAAAGCGAGAGTCACCGGGAAAGAAGGGGATTGGTTGCGGTTAGATTATGGTGGTTGGATTTTAGAGCGAGAAACCCGTTTAATAGTTAATGAAGTCCTAGATAATGCTAATATTCGTGGTCTCTCTTCTCGCAGTATCAATCAAGCAACAGAAATTATTTTTCCCCTCTCCCATCCTGTACCCATCGCCGTGAGACAAGAAGATGATAAATTTATTTTGACCCTTTATAATACCATTGCCCAAACCGATACAATTTTTCTAGTGGATAATCCTTTAGTCAGACGTTTAGATTGGCGACAAATCAACCCGACCACGATAGAATACACTTTTAATCTTAACCAAAAACAACAGTGGGGTTATAGTCTTCGTTACCAGGGGACAAATTTAATCTTAACCCTGCGTCATCCCCCAGAAAAAAGTAATAATTTACAGGGCAAAGTTATTTTATTAGATCCTGGACATGGAGGGAAAGAAACTGGTGCTGTCGGTCCGACGGGTTACACAGAAAAAGAGATTAATTTGGTTATGTCTAAATTAATTAAACGGGAGTTAGAAAAATTGGGGGCAACAGTTTATTTAACCAGAGAAACGGACATCGACCTATCCCTACCAGCACGAGTAGAGATGATTAATAATCTGCAACCAACCCTAGCAATATCGGTTCACTATAATGCTTTACCCGATGATGGAGATGCCTTAAATACTCAAGGAATTGGCATATTTTGGTATCATCCCCAGGCAGCGGATCTATCGGTTTTTCTCCACGATTATTTAACCAAAAATCTTAACCGTCCTTCCTATGGAGTATTTTGGAATAATTTAGCTTTAACTCGTCCCTATAGTAGTCCTTCATTGTTATTAGAGTTAGGATTTATGAGTAATCCTCAAGAATTTGAATGGATTACCGATACTCAGGCACAAAAACAACTAGCGCAGGTTTTAGCCGCCGGAATTAGCCAATGGTTTCAACAATCTGGGGTAATCGCTTCCAGTTAA
- a CDS encoding phosphoribulokinase: protein MANKPERVVLIGVAGDSGCGKSTFLRRLTDLFGAEFMTVICLDDYHCLDRKQRKEVGVTALNPKANNFDLMYEQIKALKEGQAINKPIYNHETGMIDPPEIIEPNKVIVIEGLHPLYDERVRALLDFSVYLDISDEVKVNWKIQRDMAERGHTYDDVMAAINSRKPDFSAYIDPQRQYADVVIQVLPTQLLEDHESKLLRVRLIQKEGVENFEPAYLFDEGSTIDWRPCGRKLTCAYPGIKLYYGPDGFLGNEVSILELDGQFDNLEEMIYIESHLSKTGTKYYGEMTELLLKHKDYPGSTNGTGLFQVLVGLKMRETYEKLMAAESKVAAPV from the coding sequence ATGGCCAATAAGCCAGAGCGCGTGGTTCTAATCGGTGTAGCTGGGGACTCCGGCTGTGGGAAGTCTACTTTTTTACGTCGTTTGACGGATTTATTCGGGGCCGAGTTTATGACAGTGATCTGTTTAGATGACTACCATTGCCTCGATCGCAAACAGAGAAAAGAGGTGGGTGTCACCGCACTCAATCCGAAAGCGAATAACTTTGACCTGATGTATGAGCAGATTAAAGCGCTCAAGGAAGGTCAAGCCATTAATAAACCTATTTATAATCATGAAACGGGGATGATCGATCCTCCCGAAATCATCGAACCGAATAAGGTAATCGTGATCGAGGGACTGCACCCCTTATATGATGAACGAGTCCGGGCCCTATTAGATTTCAGCGTTTATCTCGATATTAGCGATGAAGTCAAAGTTAACTGGAAAATTCAACGGGATATGGCCGAGCGCGGTCACACCTATGATGATGTGATGGCGGCCATTAATTCTAGAAAACCGGATTTCAGTGCCTATATCGATCCCCAAAGACAGTACGCTGATGTGGTGATTCAAGTGCTGCCCACCCAATTACTTGAAGATCACGAAAGTAAGTTACTACGGGTTCGTTTAATCCAGAAAGAAGGGGTGGAAAACTTTGAACCCGCTTATCTGTTTGATGAAGGTTCCACCATCGATTGGCGGCCCTGTGGTCGTAAATTGACCTGCGCTTATCCCGGTATTAAACTCTACTATGGTCCGGATGGCTTCTTGGGGAATGAAGTGTCGATTCTGGAACTAGATGGTCAATTCGATAACCTGGAAGAAATGATCTACATCGAAAGCCATTTGAGCAAAACCGGCACTAAATACTACGGTGAAATGACGGAATTACTGCTCAAACACAAAGATTATCCCGGTTCTACCAATGGTACGGGTTTATTCCAAGTGTTAGTCGGTCTCAAAATGCGTGAAACCTACGAAAAACTAATGGCGGCCGAATCAAAAGTGGCAGCGCCAGTCTAG
- a CDS encoding PEP-CTERM sorting domain-containing protein — protein sequence MSRITLALGNPAQGVSFPLTVTGQNVQVQQVPEPSTVLGLGLLGLGALVKRQLKPKQGSDKA from the coding sequence TTGAGCCGGATTACCCTCGCTTTGGGTAATCCGGCTCAAGGGGTTTCTTTTCCCTTAACCGTAACAGGACAGAACGTTCAAGTACAGCAAGTTCCCGAACCCAGTACCGTTTTAGGGTTAGGCTTATTAGGCCTGGGTGCCTTGGTTAAACGCCAGTTAAAGCCAAAGCAAGGCAGTGACAAAGCTTAA
- a CDS encoding response regulator: MDKVRVIVIEDHDLTRMGLVAALQHREGIQVVGEAISGLQGLKLLEEAKPHVAIIDIDLPMIHGIELVRRFQQNRGEDSLATKILMLTMYKTQELILAAFTAGAYSYCMKDTSVDQLVEAIYSTHEGNPWIDPVIAGVILQQVRQIFAVGAAAGSKTVVIDGVEPEHRQLLKNAPLTERELEILALIVGGYSNAQIAGRLYITIGTVKTHVRNILNKLSVDDRTQAAVLALRSGLVR; the protein is encoded by the coding sequence ATGGATAAAGTGCGGGTTATCGTTATAGAGGATCACGATTTAACGCGCATGGGGTTAGTGGCGGCTCTCCAGCATCGAGAGGGTATTCAAGTGGTGGGAGAAGCCATCAGTGGATTACAGGGACTAAAACTGCTAGAGGAGGCCAAACCCCATGTAGCGATCATCGATATAGATTTACCCATGATCCATGGGATCGAGTTAGTGCGACGCTTCCAACAAAATCGGGGCGAGGACAGCTTGGCCACGAAAATCCTTATGCTAACCATGTACAAAACCCAAGAACTGATTTTAGCGGCTTTTACTGCTGGGGCTTATTCCTACTGTATGAAGGATACCAGCGTCGATCAATTAGTCGAGGCGATTTATTCCACCCACGAAGGCAATCCTTGGATCGATCCCGTGATCGCCGGTGTTATTCTGCAACAAGTGCGCCAAATTTTTGCCGTCGGTGCGGCTGCCGGGAGCAAAACAGTGGTAATTGACGGCGTTGAACCAGAACATCGCCAATTGCTGAAAAATGCGCCCCTAACGGAACGAGAGCTAGAAATTCTCGCTCTGATTGTCGGGGGTTACAGTAATGCTCAGATTGCCGGCCGACTCTATATCACCATCGGCACGGTGAAAACCCATGTCCGCAATATCTTAAATAAACTCTCTGTCGATGATCGCACTCAAGCGGCAGTGCTGGCCCTGCGATCGGGATTAGTACGTTAA
- a CDS encoding proprotein convertase P-domain-containing protein has translation MNTTTILKSLSGVVFAGTVGAIAVLATLPASAATLTFTGNGSGGNIPDNNATGFSSTITVPTSSNFLITDVTVTLTGLQHNSLGELRADLTYVPTNTQVPLFRRIGRVVPPATATGDNSNFNGNYSFNDAFTGNIWTVAASGGNLFDLPSGNYFATGLNSATKVPMLASLGGQESSGVWRLTIADTVAGTTGSFTSWTLNLQGTPIPEPSSSLGLLALGLLGARAALKRHLNGKD, from the coding sequence ATGAACACTACAACTATCCTCAAATCCCTGTCTGGTGTTGTCTTCGCTGGCACAGTTGGCGCGATCGCTGTGCTGGCCACCCTCCCCGCCAGCGCCGCCACCCTTACCTTTACCGGAAATGGTAGTGGCGGTAATATCCCTGATAACAACGCCACTGGTTTTAGTAGCACTATTACCGTTCCCACCAGTTCCAACTTTTTGATCACCGATGTCACTGTCACCCTCACGGGACTGCAGCACAACTCTCTAGGCGAGTTGCGTGCCGACCTCACCTACGTCCCAACCAACACGCAGGTACCCCTGTTCCGCCGGATTGGGCGCGTTGTTCCCCCTGCTACTGCGACTGGCGATAACAGCAACTTCAACGGCAACTACAGCTTTAACGATGCCTTTACCGGCAACATCTGGACGGTAGCGGCTTCTGGGGGTAATCTTTTTGACCTCCCCTCTGGCAACTACTTCGCCACTGGTTTGAACAGTGCCACCAAGGTTCCCATGCTCGCTTCCCTAGGCGGACAAGAGTCCAGCGGCGTCTGGCGGCTGACCATTGCCGATACTGTCGCTGGTACTACTGGCTCTTTCACTTCTTGGACGCTAAATTTGCAAGGTACCCCCATTCCTGAGCCAAGTTCTAGCTTAGGTTTGCTGGCTTTAGGCTTACTGGGAGCGAGAGCGGCACTTAAGCGCCATTTGAATGGGAAAGATTAG
- a CDS encoding type II toxin-antitoxin system RelE family toxin, with the protein MKVQYRKRFLKDLKALKNQPVYEQILQLAFRDLPNAKSLQDIGNVKPMKGATNRYRIRLGEYRLGIAVVDDNIEVMRLLHRREFYRYFP; encoded by the coding sequence TTGAAGGTTCAATATCGAAAAAGATTTCTCAAAGATTTGAAGGCATTGAAAAACCAGCCTGTTTATGAACAAATTTTACAGCTTGCTTTTAGAGATTTACCCAATGCCAAATCATTGCAGGATATTGGTAATGTCAAGCCAATGAAGGGAGCTACCAATCGCTACCGAATACGGCTTGGTGAATATCGATTAGGAATAGCCGTTGTTGATGATAACATTGAGGTAATGCGGCTCCTACACCGACGTGAATTTTATCGCTACTTTCCCTAA
- a CDS encoding type II toxin-antitoxin system mRNA interferase toxin, RelE/StbE family, whose translation MLTPQESTHFRRDLRRMKKRSKDLEKLKTVVELLVQEQILPERYRDHNLVGDLLDTIKMLANSDFNRS comes from the coding sequence ATGTTAACCCCACAGGAAAGCACCCACTTTCGACGCGATTTGAGGCGGATGAAAAAACGGAGTAAAGACTTGGAAAAATTAAAAACTGTGGTGGAACTACTGGTGCAAGAACAAATACTACCAGAGCGATACCGAGATCATAATCTCGTTGGAGATTTGTTAGACACTATTAAGATGCTTGCAAACAGCGACTTCAACAGGAGTTAA